In Thermothelomyces thermophilus ATCC 42464 chromosome 4, complete sequence, a single genomic region encodes these proteins:
- a CDS encoding laccase-like protein, producing MLLSKLSILLAKWLSVAVYAGTLVHDEQFIPDHILRVSVAQVPSACENREDVVVNGTSPGPAIHLLPGARTWIRVYNDMNDRNLSMHWHGLSQRFAPFSDGTPSATQWPIPPGHFFDYEILTEPEDAGTYFYHSHVGMQALSCTGPLIVEDCGSSPYHYDDERILLFQDHFQKSDLEMIQGLTSTQFTWTGETRGILLNGRGVSPNQAAVQGRPGEASGFFGSHRFSNFRAGDGTSNSWDGIRGDDQIEPPTDCTLPVIDVEPGKTYRLRFIGATGLSLLTMGFEDHNDLTIVQVDGSEYNAPVTVDHIQLGGGQRFDVLLRTKTAEELRCNGDKTTYFLQFETRDRPDPYRGYGVLRYNLGTPVPAAPTTPALTLPAEVNNWLEYTFQPLHPSSSLSPTAEEVTRRVILEAEQKIDPATGRLVWKLAHMTWTDMSRDKPVLVDIYERGEAAMPDYAAALTNYGWDPATKLFPAKKDEVLEIVIQNTGSHYSGASGIVETHPFHAHGQHFYDVGSGPGKYDPEANNAKLASLGYRPIKRDTTMVYRYGEGKVAPGEPAGWRAWRMKMNNPGVWMVHCHILAHMIMGMETIWVVGDAEDIVTIPLSVSQNYFTYGGSVYGNDTHAPEVYHYFDDTNKCCAAGAGDSEDSGH from the exons ATGTTACTTTCGAAACTATCTATTCTGCTTGCCAAATGGCTGTCCGTTGCTGTGTATGCCGGAACTCTTGTCCATGATGAACAGTTCATCCCGGACCATATTCTCAGGGTATCCGTTGCCCAGGTGCCCTCGGCTTGCGAGAACCGGGAAGACGTTGTCGTCAACGGGACCTCACCGGGGCCTGCCATACACTTGCTTCCTGGCGCTAGGACTTGGATCCGTGTCTACAATGACATGAATGACCGGAACCTTAGCATG CATTGGCACGGCCTTTCTCAGCGATTCGCCCCGTTCTCCGACGGGACACCATCCGCAACGCAATGGCCCATACCGCCCGGGCACTTCTTCGACTACGAAATTCTGACCGAACCAGAAGACGCAGGGACATACTTCTACCATTCACACGTGGGCATGCAGGCGCTGAGCTGCACCGGGCCCTTGATCGTGGAGGACTGTGGATCATCACCGTACCACTACGACGACGAGCGAATACTGCTATTCCAAGACCACTTCCAGAAGAGCGATCTCGAAATGATTCAAGGCCTGACGTCAACGCAGTTCACGTGGACCGGCGAGACACGGGGTATCTTACTGAACGGCAGGGGCGTCTCGCCGAACCAAGCAGCCGTCCAGGGCCGACCAGGCGAAGCCAGCGGCTTCTTTGGAAGCCACCGTTTCTCAAATTTCCGCGCGGGTGATGGCACCTCCAACTCCTGGGATGGGATACGTGGCGATGATCAGATCGAACCTCCAACTGACTGCACTCTCCCGGTCATCGATGTCGAGCCGGGCAAGACTTACCGGCTCCGCTTCATTGGTGCCACAGGCCTGTCCCTTTTGACGATGGGTTTCGAGGATCACAACGATCTCACTATTGTTCAGGTCGACGGCAGCGAGTACAATGCGCCGGTAACGGTTGACCATATCCAGCTCGGCGGAGGTCAACGTTTCGACGTTCTTCTCCGCACCAAGACGGCCGAGGAGCTCAGATGCAACGGCGACAAGACCACCTATTTCCTGCAATTTGAAACCCGCGATCGTCCCGATCCCTACCGCGGCTATGGCGTCCTACGGTATAATCTCGGCACTCCGGTCCCCGCCGCCCCCACGACTCCGGCGCTCACTCTCCCGGCCGAAGTCAACAACTGGCTGGAATACACTTTCCAGCCACTTCATCCTTCGAGCAGCTTGTCTCCCACGGCCGAAGAGGTCACCCGCCGCGTCATTCTCGAAGCCGAGCAAAAGATCGACCCTGCAACCGGTCGCCTTGTCTGGAAGCTCGCGCACATGACCTGGACTGACATGTCACGCGACAAGCCGGTGCTAGTCGACATATACGAGCGCGGGGAGGCCGCCATGCCGGACTATGCCGCGGCGCTGACCAACTACGGCTGGGATCCGGCAACGAAGCTGTTCCCCGCGAAGAAAGACGAGGTGCTCGAGATTGTGATCCAGAACACGGGATCGCACTACAGCGGTGCCAGCGGCATCGTCGAGACGCACCCCTTCCACGCCCACGGTCAGCACTTCTACGATGTGGGCAGTGGGCCCGGCAAGTACGATCCCGAGGCCAATAACGCCAAGCTGGCGAGCTTGGGATACCGGCCAATCAAGCGGGACACGACAATGGTGTACCGGTACGGCGAAGGCAAGGTGGCGCCCGGCGAGCCGGCCGGGTGGAGGGCGTGGAGGATGAAGATGAACAATCCTGGCGTGTGGATGGTGCACTGTCACATTCTGGCACACATGATCATGG GCATGGAAACGATCTGGGTGGTCGGAGACGCCGAGGACATCGTCACAATTCCGTTGTCTGTGAGCCAGAACTACTTCACATACGGCGGCAGCGTCTACGGAAATGATACACACGCCCCAGAGGTTTATCACTATTTCGACGACACGAACAAATGTTGTGCCGCGGGGGCCGGGGATAGTGAGGATTCCGGTCACTAA